A genomic region of Arachis stenosperma cultivar V10309 chromosome 9, arast.V10309.gnm1.PFL2, whole genome shotgun sequence contains the following coding sequences:
- the LOC130947411 gene encoding gibberellin 3-beta-dioxygenase 1-like, whose translation MPSLSEAFREHPLHLHHNKLLDFNSLEELPDSYAWIQIDQEDHTITNPNYPSNSCHSDESVPIINLNDPNVPKLIGNACKTWGVFQVVNHGIPMSLFRDIQQTGQALFSCSTHQKLKAARTPDGVSGYGRARISSFFPKLMWSECFTIVESPLEHFIQLWPHEYNKHCDVVVQYEEAMKKLAQKLMWMVLTSLGISKEELKWAGPKGEFKWACSALHLNSYPSCPDPDRAMGLAPHTDSTLLTILYQNDVSGLQVLREGVGWVAVPPLPGGLVINMGDLFHILSNGSYPSVLHRVLVNRTRQRFSVAYLYGPPSNVHIRPHPKLIGPNRPALYRPVTWNEYLGTKAKYFNKALSSVQLCAT comes from the exons ATGCCTTCACTCTCCGAAGCCTTTAGAGAACACCCTTTGCACCTTCACCACAATAAGCTCCTTGATTTCAATTCCTTAGAAGAACTCCCAGATTCATATGCTTGGATACAAATAGATCAAGAAGATCACACAATAACTAACCCTAATTACCCTTCAAATTCTTGTCATAGTGATGAGAGTGTCCCAATTATCAACCTCAATGACCCAAATGTTCCAAAGCTTATAGGCAATGCATGCAAAACATGGGGTGTGTTCCAAGTTGTGAATCATGGGATCCCCATGAGTCTTTTTCGAGACATTCAGCAAACCGGTCAGGCTCTGTTTTCATGCTCGACTCACCAAAAGCTCAAGGCAGCTCGAACCCCAGATGGGGTGTCGGGTTATGGTCGAGCCCGAATTTCGTCCTTCTTCCCAAAACTTATGTGGTCTGAGTGCTTCACTATTGTTGAGTCCCCTCTTGAACATTTCATCCAACTATGGCCCCATGAGTACAACAAACACTG TGATGTAGTGGTGCAATATGAAGAAGCCATGAAAAAGTTAGCACAAAAGTTAATGTGGATGGTGTTGACTTCTCTTGGCATTTCAAAAGAAGAACTCAAATGGGCCGGCCCAAAAGGTGAATTCAAATGGGCCTGTTCAGCCTTGCACTTGAACTCCTATCCTAGTTGTCCGGATCCGGATCGGGCCATGGGTCTCGCCCCACATACCGACTCGACTCTCCTCACAATTCTATACCAAAACGATGTGAGCGGGTTGCAAGTCCTAAGGGAAGGCGTCGGCTGGGTGGCGGTGCCACCCCTTCCCGGTGGACTTGTGATCAACATGGGTGACCTCTTCCACATTTTGTCGAACGGGTCATACCCGAGTGTGCTCCATCGGGTGCTGGTGAACCGAACCCGGCAAAGATTTTCGGTTGCATATCTATATGGGCCCCCATCAAATGTCCACATACGTCCACATCCAAAGTTAATAGGCCCAAATAGACCTGCCCTTTATCGGCCAGTGACTTGGAATGAGTACCTTGGAACCAAAGCAAAGTATTTCAATAAGGCACTTTCATCAGTTCAACTTTGTGCAACGTAA